A genomic region of Paenibacillus sp. PL2-23 contains the following coding sequences:
- the hisC gene encoding histidinol-phosphate transaminase has protein sequence MQPKANIVHLPVYQPGKPVEDVKRELGLSEVIKMASNENPYGFSESAKSAIIEELSNTHIYPDGASVQLTAKLADKLGVATNAIIFGSGSSDIILMAARAFLAPGDETIMADETFSQYKHNAEIENARIIEVPLKQGKHDLPAMLAKVTSATKIVWICNPNNPTGTIVSNEELLAFMDAVPDHVLVILDEAYGEYVKDPAYSDGVRLLGSYRNLLVLRTFSKIYGLASFRIGYGVGHPDVVRFINQVREPFNTTRAAQAAARASLSDDAFVASCSQANYEGIQYLTAQFQRLGLAYFESHGNFVMVDVRRPSGEVFTGLLRRGVIIRANWTHYPTYIRVSVGTPEQNEAFVAALEQVLQEVTV, from the coding sequence ATGCAGCCTAAAGCAAACATCGTGCATTTACCCGTCTACCAGCCAGGCAAACCGGTGGAAGACGTGAAGCGTGAGCTCGGACTCTCGGAAGTCATCAAGATGGCATCCAATGAAAATCCTTATGGCTTCTCGGAAAGCGCCAAATCGGCGATTATCGAGGAGCTGTCCAATACGCATATTTATCCTGACGGCGCCAGCGTGCAGCTCACGGCAAAGCTGGCGGACAAGCTGGGTGTGGCAACAAATGCAATCATATTCGGCTCCGGCTCAAGCGACATTATTCTAATGGCTGCCAGAGCGTTCCTCGCGCCAGGGGACGAGACGATCATGGCGGATGAGACATTCTCGCAATACAAGCATAATGCCGAGATTGAGAACGCTCGTATTATCGAAGTGCCTCTGAAGCAAGGCAAACATGATTTGCCGGCCATGCTGGCGAAGGTCACAAGCGCCACCAAAATTGTGTGGATCTGCAATCCTAACAATCCGACAGGCACTATTGTTTCCAATGAGGAGCTGCTGGCGTTTATGGACGCTGTGCCTGACCATGTGCTGGTTATTCTCGATGAGGCATACGGCGAATATGTGAAGGACCCCGCTTACAGCGACGGTGTGCGCCTCCTTGGCTCGTACCGCAACTTGCTGGTGCTGCGCACCTTCTCCAAAATTTATGGTCTTGCTTCCTTTCGTATCGGCTACGGTGTTGGCCATCCCGACGTTGTTCGGTTCATTAATCAGGTTCGCGAGCCGTTTAATACGACGAGAGCAGCGCAAGCGGCGGCGCGCGCCTCGTTATCCGACGACGCGTTTGTGGCAAGCTGCAGCCAGGCGAACTACGAGGGCATACAATATTTGACTGCTCAATTCCAGCGGCTGGGATTAGCCTATTTCGAATCCCATGGCAATTTTGTAATGGTAGACGTGCGGCGGCCGTCCGGCGAAGTCTTCACAGGGCTATTGCGCAGAGGCGTAATTATTCGTGCCAACTGGACCCATTATCCGACCTATATCCGTGTGTCGGTGGGCACTCCTGAGCAGAATGAAGCCTTTGTAGCAGCGCTGGAGCAAGTTCTGCAGGAAGTGACGGTGTAA
- a CDS encoding prephenate dehydrogenase, with protein MTNVAIFGVGLIGGSIALCLKGKPGIQVVGFSNRESSVQKYIQRGVVDTGTTSIQEAAESADFIFLCVPVGNLQEYLEKLSACKLKKGCIITDVGSTKSSVAHYARSIDLGEAVFIGGHPMAGSERTGVEAASYHLLENAFYVLTPDESTPPEAIDRLTELLSHTRANIVKVDSDSHDDIVGAISHLPHIIAVALVNQIRGYNERDGLYESLAAGGFRDITRIASGDPPLWRDILLDNRQVLLRLLRDWRSGMDAFANMLELQDAAGIEEAFRSAGEFRSRMPERRKGMIHSVFDCYVDVPDHPGIIGRIASLLGNNRINLSNIQIIESREDLPGVLRLSFRSQEYLDQAIALLEESGYSVHP; from the coding sequence ATGACGAATGTAGCGATATTTGGGGTCGGACTCATTGGAGGCTCTATTGCGTTATGCCTGAAGGGCAAGCCAGGCATACAAGTAGTGGGCTTCTCCAATCGGGAAAGCTCCGTTCAGAAGTATATCCAGCGCGGCGTTGTCGATACTGGCACAACGTCGATTCAAGAAGCGGCGGAGAGCGCTGACTTCATCTTCCTGTGCGTTCCTGTAGGCAATCTTCAGGAATATTTGGAGAAGCTCAGCGCGTGCAAGCTGAAGAAAGGCTGTATTATTACCGACGTAGGCAGCACCAAGTCGTCTGTCGCCCATTATGCACGTTCTATTGACCTGGGGGAGGCCGTATTTATTGGCGGCCATCCTATGGCGGGCTCGGAGCGCACGGGCGTGGAGGCGGCATCCTATCATTTGCTGGAGAACGCCTTTTACGTGCTAACCCCGGATGAGTCGACTCCTCCGGAGGCCATCGACCGTTTGACGGAGCTGCTCTCTCATACAAGAGCGAATATCGTGAAGGTGGATTCGGATTCGCATGATGATATTGTTGGTGCGATCAGCCATCTCCCGCATATCATCGCCGTGGCGCTTGTGAATCAAATTCGGGGCTATAATGAGAGAGATGGGCTGTATGAATCGCTTGCAGCAGGCGGGTTCCGCGACATTACACGGATCGCCTCCGGCGACCCTCCGCTTTGGAGGGATATTCTGCTGGATAATCGCCAGGTGCTGCTGAGGCTGCTTCGTGATTGGAGAAGCGGCATGGACGCATTCGCCAATATGCTGGAGCTTCAGGATGCGGCTGGCATTGAGGAAGCGTTCCGCAGCGCAGGCGAGTTCCGCAGCCGCATGCCGGAGCGAAGGAAAGGCATGATTCATTCCGTATTCGATTGTTATGTAGACGTACCGGATCATCCCGGCATCATTGGGCGTATCGCCAGCTTATTAGGCAACAACCGAATTAATCTCAGCAATATTCAGATCATTGAGAGCAGAGAGGATCTGCCTGGCGTGCTCCGGCTGTCGTTCCGCAGCCAGGAATATTTGGATCAAGCCATTGCTCTGCTGGAGGAAAGCGGCTATTCTGTTCATCCGTAA
- a CDS encoding sigma-70 family RNA polymerase sigma factor has product MTDSQLIREIKDGNVELYSELMRRYQRKILAFIFHMLKSARLELMAEDLCSETFYKAYRSLHSFREMDASFSTWLYTIARNTVLSELRKGKAANVSLDDEGLGFEPIASSEVGPEQQLLRNERMAMVREAINNLPEKQRSALILREYDQLDYQEIANILGQTVSSVKSLLFRARASVKSQLEPYFGHMPATESFERMNT; this is encoded by the coding sequence ATGACTGATTCCCAGTTAATACGAGAGATTAAGGATGGCAATGTCGAGCTGTATTCCGAGCTTATGCGGCGTTATCAACGCAAGATATTGGCATTTATATTTCATATGCTGAAGAGCGCACGGCTGGAGTTGATGGCTGAGGATTTGTGCTCCGAGACGTTCTATAAGGCTTACCGGAGTCTCCATTCCTTCAGGGAGATGGATGCCTCTTTCTCTACGTGGCTGTATACGATTGCGCGCAACACGGTGCTCAGCGAGCTGAGGAAGGGCAAGGCGGCCAATGTGTCGCTTGACGATGAGGGGCTTGGCTTTGAGCCAATCGCGTCCTCGGAGGTCGGGCCGGAGCAGCAGCTGCTGCGGAACGAGCGAATGGCGATGGTGCGTGAAGCGATTAACAATTTGCCGGAGAAGCAGCGTTCGGCACTCATTCTTAGGGAATATGACCAGCTGGACTATCAGGAAATCGCTAACATTCTTGGCCAGACGGTCAGCTCCGTCAAGTCGCTTCTGTTCCGGGCAAGAGCAAGCGTCAAATCGCAGCTGGAGCCGTATTTCGGACACATGCCGGCGACGGAATCCTTCGAGAGGATGAATACATGA
- a CDS encoding histidine phosphatase family protein — MIIGLVRHGQTDWNAQGIIQGQTDIPLNEAGVQQAQSLANRLAEEAPIWNAVISSDLQRARRTASIIAEKLDIPVLAPDPRFRERDFGEVEGTTEAERLARWGSNWRECGPGIENTEALRARGREAVLELLHREKERNILIVSHGGFIAQLLQELCSGLEDMKLGNLSYSILQRDGEGWQSLLHNCTRHLDS, encoded by the coding sequence TTGATTATTGGCCTTGTCAGACACGGACAGACAGATTGGAACGCCCAGGGCATTATTCAAGGGCAAACGGATATTCCGCTTAATGAAGCAGGCGTCCAGCAAGCGCAGTCATTAGCTAACAGGCTTGCGGAGGAGGCTCCCATCTGGAACGCAGTCATATCCAGCGATTTGCAGCGTGCCAGGCGGACAGCGTCTATTATCGCTGAGAAGCTGGATATTCCCGTGCTTGCGCCGGACCCTCGATTCCGCGAGCGTGACTTCGGAGAAGTCGAAGGCACGACGGAGGCTGAGCGTCTGGCGCGCTGGGGCTCCAATTGGCGGGAATGCGGACCGGGGATCGAGAATACGGAGGCGTTAAGAGCAAGAGGGCGGGAGGCTGTTCTGGAGCTCCTGCACAGGGAGAAGGAGCGCAATATATTAATTGTGTCCCATGGCGGCTTTATCGCTCAGCTGCTGCAGGAGCTTTGCAGCGGCTTGGAGGATATGAAGCTGGGGAACCTGTCCTATTCCATTCTCCAGCGAGACGGTGAGGGGTGGCAATCGCTCCTCCATAATTGCACCAGACATCTGGACAGCTAA
- a CDS encoding gamma carbonic anhydrase family protein, translating to MLLPYKGIMPAVHESCYIAEGAKLIGDVSIGERSTVWFNSVLRGDLAPIRIGHSCNIQDGVVGHVNERQPLILEDEVSVGHSAIIHGCTIGRGTLIGMGAIVLNGAEIGEYALIGAGSIVTENKKLPPYTLSLGTPAKVVRELTEDDLQRMRKTMESYVTKGMEYRIS from the coding sequence ATGCTGCTGCCCTACAAGGGAATCATGCCCGCTGTGCATGAAAGCTGCTACATCGCGGAGGGCGCCAAGCTGATTGGCGATGTCTCGATCGGAGAACGAAGCACTGTATGGTTCAATTCCGTATTAAGAGGCGATCTGGCGCCAATCCGAATTGGCCATAGCTGCAATATACAGGACGGCGTCGTGGGACATGTCAACGAACGGCAGCCGCTTATTCTGGAGGATGAGGTGTCCGTCGGCCACAGCGCGATTATACATGGCTGCACGATAGGCAGAGGCACATTAATCGGAATGGGGGCCATCGTACTAAACGGCGCCGAGATTGGTGAATATGCTTTAATAGGAGCCGGTTCAATAGTTACAGAGAATAAAAAGCTACCACCCTATACGCTTTCTCTCGGAACGCCAGCCAAAGTCGTGAGAGAATTGACAGAGGACGATCTGCAGCGCATGAGGAAGACGATGGAGAGCTACGTGACGAAAGGAATGGAATATAGGATCTCGTAA
- a CDS encoding IDEAL domain-containing protein, translating to MDKMKVAYEAMLGLAAELVLDEAVLKFQTEKLGKAIDEALARGDEDTFYQLVKQLNQLKA from the coding sequence ATGGACAAAATGAAGGTTGCGTACGAAGCCATGCTTGGACTTGCCGCCGAGCTCGTGCTCGACGAAGCGGTCTTGAAATTTCAGACGGAGAAGCTGGGCAAGGCGATAGACGAAGCGCTAGCGCGTGGAGACGAGGATACGTTCTACCAGCTCGTCAAGCAGCTGAATCAGTTAAAAGCATAA
- a CDS encoding DUF2487 family protein yields the protein MKFSDISREQWDELKPYLDTCLLPVTGLDGSESPYEATEKLERLRDMLDLIEIPFKGRVVTYPACHYVTPATRACDALADYCANLRASGFAVIVFVSADASLQLQDGGADLIIQPAENGEWPSKEAVSTWIRELWSRTAV from the coding sequence ATGAAGTTTAGCGACATATCAAGAGAGCAATGGGACGAGCTGAAGCCGTACCTGGACACCTGTCTGCTGCCTGTAACGGGGCTGGACGGCAGCGAATCGCCGTATGAGGCAACCGAGAAGCTGGAGAGGCTGCGCGATATGCTGGATCTCATAGAGATTCCGTTCAAGGGACGGGTCGTCACCTATCCCGCCTGCCATTACGTGACGCCGGCAACGAGAGCCTGCGACGCGCTGGCTGATTATTGCGCCAATCTGCGAGCCTCTGGCTTCGCTGTTATTGTGTTTGTGTCGGCGGATGCCTCGCTTCAGCTTCAGGACGGAGGCGCCGATCTTATTATTCAGCCCGCCGAGAACGGCGAATGGCCCTCGAAGGAAGCGGTTTCGACATGGATCAGAGAGCTATGGAGCCGCACGGCCGTCTAG
- a CDS encoding ubiquinol-cytochrome c reductase iron-sulfur subunit, whose product MSNHEQHETAHRPVQRKEMSRRQFLSYTLGGTTAFMMGGAVLPMVRFAVDPLLIKKEGGNFVKVVEESKITAEPQEFKFKIHQVDGWYESEPELVAWISKAEDGKIFALSPVCKHLGCTIFWNTKGRSEYDCPCHDARYSKDGKNITVANTPLDEYEVDVKDGFVYLGPIIANTRV is encoded by the coding sequence ATGAGTAATCATGAACAACACGAGACGGCGCATCGTCCGGTTCAGCGCAAAGAAATGTCCCGGCGTCAATTTTTGTCATATACGCTTGGCGGCACAACGGCTTTCATGATGGGTGGCGCGGTATTGCCAATGGTTCGCTTCGCGGTGGATCCACTTCTCATCAAGAAAGAAGGCGGCAACTTTGTCAAGGTTGTCGAGGAGAGCAAGATCACAGCGGAACCGCAGGAATTCAAATTCAAAATCCATCAGGTTGATGGATGGTACGAAAGCGAGCCTGAGCTTGTAGCTTGGATCTCCAAGGCCGAGGATGGCAAGATTTTTGCATTATCGCCGGTTTGTAAGCACTTGGGCTGCACGATTTTCTGGAATACGAAGGGACGCAGCGAATACGATTGCCCTTGTCACGACGCTCGATATTCCAAGGACGGGAAAAATATTACGGTTGCTAATACCCCGCTTGATGAATACGAGGTAGACGTGAAGGACGGCTTCGTGTATTTGGGACCGATCATTGCGAACACAAGAGTCTAA
- the qcrB gene encoding menaquinol-cytochrome c reductase cytochrome b subunit translates to MFKTVYNWIDERLDITPLWRDVADHEVPEHVNPAHHFSAFVYCFGGLTFFITVIQILSGMFLTMYYVPDIINAYASVDFLQHQVAFGQIVRGMHHFGASLVIVMMFLHTLRVFFTGSYKAPREMNWVVGMLIFFIMLGLGFTGYLLPWDNKAYYATKVGVEIAASVPYIGSYIADFLYGGDIVGAQTLTRFFAIHVFFLPGALIAMLAAHFLMIRRQGISGPL, encoded by the coding sequence ATGTTTAAAACTGTTTACAACTGGATCGACGAACGTCTTGACATTACGCCGCTTTGGAGAGATGTGGCGGATCACGAGGTGCCAGAGCACGTTAACCCGGCTCATCACTTCTCCGCATTCGTCTATTGCTTCGGTGGCTTGACGTTTTTTATTACGGTCATCCAAATTCTGTCGGGCATGTTCCTGACGATGTATTATGTGCCGGATATTATCAACGCTTACGCGAGCGTCGATTTCCTGCAGCATCAAGTAGCGTTCGGCCAGATCGTGCGCGGCATGCATCACTTCGGCGCCAGCTTGGTCATCGTTATGATGTTCCTACATACTCTGCGCGTATTTTTCACGGGCTCCTACAAGGCGCCTCGCGAGATGAACTGGGTTGTCGGAATGCTCATTTTCTTCATTATGTTAGGCCTCGGCTTCACAGGCTACCTGCTTCCTTGGGACAATAAAGCGTATTACGCGACGAAGGTCGGCGTAGAAATCGCGGCATCCGTTCCTTACATTGGAAGCTATATCGCTGACTTCCTGTACGGCGGCGATATCGTAGGCGCACAGACGCTGACTCGCTTCTTCGCGATTCACGTGTTCTTCCTGCCAGGCGCGTTAATCGCCATGCTGGCGGCGCATTTCCTGATGATCCGCAGACAAGGCATTTCGGGACCACTTTAA
- a CDS encoding c-type cytochrome, with amino-acid sequence MAHGHNSNEKVVFVGDTRVKKGKGFQTPPDYTSFPGKSEAFIPNFLLKEWMVGCVVLVGFLVWVIAEPPPLGYPADPTNAAFIPMPDWYFLFLYQFLKYPYVSQDYILLGTLGIPGVMFGALMLAPFLDTGKERRFYRRPIASSLMFVTLAACVYLTVVSWDHYQHMLEKNGQIPEHHERSDRVREAIENGEERPNFLKKEEAAAIIEPDDPIMGIVEAQCIGCHAADLNGGMGPALLGVGNRLTKEEIADTIMNGRNNGAMPAYKDSLSSEEIDQLAVWLSKQTQE; translated from the coding sequence ATGGCTCATGGTCATAATTCGAACGAGAAGGTCGTCTTCGTCGGCGACACCCGCGTGAAGAAGGGCAAGGGCTTCCAGACGCCCCCGGACTACACGTCGTTCCCGGGCAAATCGGAAGCCTTCATCCCGAACTTCCTGCTCAAGGAATGGATGGTCGGCTGTGTTGTGTTAGTCGGCTTCCTGGTATGGGTTATTGCGGAACCGCCGCCGCTGGGCTATCCGGCGGATCCTACTAACGCGGCATTTATTCCGATGCCTGACTGGTACTTCTTGTTCCTGTATCAATTCCTGAAATATCCATACGTTTCACAGGATTATATTCTGCTTGGAACACTGGGCATACCGGGCGTCATGTTCGGTGCACTTATGCTGGCGCCATTCCTGGACACTGGCAAGGAGCGCCGCTTCTACCGTCGTCCAATCGCTTCATCGCTTATGTTTGTTACACTCGCGGCTTGTGTGTACTTGACAGTCGTTTCTTGGGATCACTACCAGCACATGCTGGAGAAGAACGGACAAATCCCAGAGCATCATGAGCGCTCAGATCGTGTAAGAGAGGCCATTGAGAATGGCGAGGAGCGTCCTAACTTCCTGAAGAAGGAAGAAGCGGCCGCTATTATTGAGCCGGATGATCCCATCATGGGCATTGTGGAAGCACAATGTATCGGCTGTCACGCAGCTGACTTGAACGGCGGTATGGGTCCAGCATTGCTGGGCGTAGGCAACCGTCTGACCAAGGAAGAAATTGCTGATACCATTATGAATGGCCGGAACAATGGGGCGATGCCTGCTTACAAGGATTCATTGTCCTCGGAGGAGATTGACCAGCTTGCTGTGTGGCTCTCCAAGCAAACACAGGAATAA
- a CDS encoding DUF1405 domain-containing protein yields the protein MGLQLFFSRSFLLNRQFLWLLFIVNLLGTIYGYIWYDNQLYWTAEHKPAWMLPFVPDSPTASLFFTAALLYLLYPIAKPSRLAAAGRLLIEALAVVCSVKYGIWAVAMIVWGAARGDVLDWQHYMLIGSHLAMAIEALLYVRFMKAGPGALVAALGWLLLNDTMDYTAGIYPWLPRELDQELGSIRIFTYWLSVASFIAPLLVIKRFRKQE from the coding sequence GTGGGCCTGCAGCTGTTTTTTAGCCGAAGCTTTCTGTTGAACCGCCAATTTTTGTGGCTGCTGTTTATCGTCAACCTGTTGGGTACAATATATGGATATATTTGGTATGACAATCAGCTGTACTGGACGGCTGAGCATAAGCCGGCTTGGATGCTTCCCTTTGTGCCGGATTCGCCAACCGCAAGCTTGTTTTTTACAGCGGCATTGCTGTATTTGCTGTATCCCATTGCCAAGCCGTCTAGATTGGCTGCCGCTGGACGATTGCTGATTGAAGCGTTAGCGGTTGTATGCTCGGTGAAATACGGGATATGGGCGGTCGCAATGATCGTATGGGGCGCTGCTCGCGGGGATGTCCTGGATTGGCAGCATTATATGCTGATCGGCTCGCATCTCGCAATGGCGATTGAGGCGCTTCTTTATGTGCGATTTATGAAAGCAGGCCCTGGAGCTCTCGTTGCTGCCTTGGGCTGGCTGCTGCTTAACGACACGATGGACTATACAGCGGGCATCTATCCATGGCTGCCTCGCGAGCTGGATCAAGAGCTTGGCAGCATCCGTATTTTCACTTATTGGCTGTCAGTCGCGAGCTTTATCGCACCGCTGCTTGTGATTAAGAGGTTTAGAAAACAAGAATAA
- a CDS encoding sporulation protein YpjB, with translation MKARFVIPLIVFLFMAAGSAGVVWGSATPAIMYQELLADSPYRQLYKLDQSAAALYTASHANNRQAAYAELQKLKLLLEDEMLQSYGTPQGWSAARQDALALERKLMSEHPHSMWLEHAVRLRLGADALIGGDGALWLQYEGLLKEDVLAVRQAWKRSNDNGAAAARALLAGMSAHASRIEAAALFAGDTTRMNELMHRIEYSERLLQASEGGAGSAYSQRIEQSLDGIQAAVDGIFVHYEDALAIPNASVSALGHPLQWSLLLGTIISAVLTWTGWRKYKHSPFGVKKL, from the coding sequence ATGAAAGCGCGTTTTGTAATACCGCTAATCGTATTCCTGTTCATGGCGGCAGGGTCGGCGGGGGTAGTGTGGGGAAGCGCGACCCCAGCCATCATGTATCAGGAGCTATTAGCGGACAGTCCATATCGTCAGCTGTACAAGCTGGACCAATCCGCTGCGGCTTTATATACGGCGTCACACGCCAACAATCGCCAAGCGGCTTACGCGGAGCTGCAGAAGCTGAAGCTTCTGCTTGAGGATGAGATGCTGCAGAGCTACGGCACGCCGCAAGGCTGGTCCGCCGCTCGACAGGATGCGTTGGCGTTGGAACGCAAGCTGATGAGTGAGCATCCTCACTCTATGTGGCTGGAGCATGCCGTCAGACTACGCCTGGGGGCGGACGCGCTTATAGGCGGGGATGGCGCGTTATGGCTGCAATATGAAGGCCTGCTGAAGGAGGACGTGCTTGCCGTGCGCCAGGCATGGAAGCGATCCAACGATAACGGCGCTGCTGCCGCGCGTGCGTTGCTTGCCGGCATGTCGGCTCACGCGAGCCGGATTGAAGCTGCGGCTTTGTTCGCAGGAGATACGACCCGGATGAATGAGCTCATGCATCGCATCGAATATTCCGAGCGTTTGCTGCAAGCCTCAGAGGGGGGGGCAGGGAGTGCCTATTCCCAGCGGATTGAACAATCCTTGGATGGCATCCAAGCGGCTGTTGACGGCATATTCGTTCATTATGAGGATGCGTTAGCCATTCCGAACGCGAGCGTATCAGCCCTTGGCCACCCATTGCAATGGTCGCTGCTGCTTGGCACGATTATATCCGCCGTGCTGACCTGGACCGGCTGGCGTAAGTACAAGCACAGTCCATTCGGGGTCAAGAAGCTCTAG
- a CDS encoding YitT family protein: MIVKRMLIQLRLIIPILIGTAIYAFGLQCFVIPYQLMEGGVTGIGVLLNYAAGWPLSVTTLLLNIPIFLLGWRALGRFQMFYTILGTVSLSVFLALMESLIRRGLLERITMPGDVMLVALYAGVTLGAGLGIVFRYGGTTGGIDIIARIVSRWRGYSMGQVILGFDAIIIGVSLLYISLEKVLYTLVVVFVASKIIDFIQDGAYSAKAFSVITDHGQEIALSITKELERGVTLMPAKGAFSGQHKEVVYCVVGRAETRRLKGIVRNIDPKAFIVINEVHDVLGEGFKEE, translated from the coding sequence ATCATTGTGAAACGCATGCTCATCCAGCTCAGACTTATTATCCCTATCCTGATCGGCACCGCCATTTACGCCTTCGGGCTGCAATGCTTTGTTATCCCTTATCAGCTGATGGAGGGCGGCGTGACAGGGATTGGCGTTCTGCTTAATTACGCAGCGGGCTGGCCCCTGTCCGTCACCACACTTCTTCTGAACATCCCGATATTTCTCCTGGGCTGGCGTGCGCTTGGCCGATTTCAGATGTTTTATACCATACTGGGGACCGTCTCGCTGTCGGTATTCCTGGCGCTGATGGAGAGTTTGATCCGCCGTGGACTCCTGGAGCGAATTACGATGCCGGGCGACGTTATGCTGGTAGCGTTGTACGCAGGCGTCACGCTTGGCGCTGGTCTCGGTATCGTCTTCCGATATGGCGGCACGACCGGCGGAATTGATATCATTGCCCGTATTGTGTCCCGGTGGCGCGGCTACAGCATGGGCCAGGTCATCCTGGGCTTTGATGCTATCATTATCGGCGTATCGCTCCTGTATATTTCGCTTGAGAAGGTGCTGTATACGCTTGTTGTCGTTTTTGTCGCATCGAAGATTATCGATTTTATTCAAGATGGCGCCTACTCCGCCAAAGCGTTTTCGGTCATTACCGATCACGGCCAGGAAATTGCCTTGAGCATTACGAAGGAGCTGGAGCGAGGCGTCACGCTGATGCCTGCCAAGGGCGCATTCTCCGGGCAGCACAAAGAGGTCGTATATTGCGTCGTGGGACGAGCGGAAACCCGCCGTCTCAAAGGCATCGTACGCAATATCGACCCCAAGGCGTTTATCGTTATCAATGAAGTGCATGACGTGCTTGGCGAAGGCTTTAAGGAGGAGTGA
- a CDS encoding nucleotide pyrophosphohydrolase — translation MQEKSLAQIQREVDEYIAQFKEGYFSPLALMARMSEEVGELAREVNHYYGEKPKKADEAENTVEMELGDILFILSCFANSLGIDLTEAHNKVMHKFNTRDANRWTRKNGEL, via the coding sequence ATGCAAGAGAAATCCCTGGCACAAATACAGCGCGAGGTCGATGAATACATCGCCCAGTTCAAAGAAGGCTACTTCAGTCCGCTTGCGCTAATGGCGCGGATGTCCGAGGAAGTGGGAGAGCTGGCGCGCGAGGTGAATCATTATTACGGCGAGAAGCCGAAAAAAGCGGATGAAGCTGAAAATACGGTGGAGATGGAGCTTGGCGACATCTTATTCATATTGTCGTGCTTCGCCAATTCGCTCGGCATCGATTTGACGGAAGCGCATAACAAGGTCATGCATAAGTTCAATACGCGTGACGCCAATCGCTGGACACGGAAAAACGGCGAACTGTAA
- a CDS encoding tetratricopeptide repeat protein, with amino-acid sequence MDGDTCIRKAYEYIFHSDFEEAIYWFEQAIAAEPGNAAYHHKCAISCARSGKWTKAKIYADMAEKLDPGNEEYRFHSQSIQARLLLAEVNGLLADTTPNMKEAAERLRLAVSLDPLSFDSYYTLAVVCQSDGLLDEAMEHAREALRLDPNHSAARRLFADISRKRRMQRIRSTMRRK; translated from the coding sequence ATGGATGGGGATACCTGCATCAGGAAGGCGTATGAATATATTTTTCACAGCGATTTCGAAGAGGCTATTTATTGGTTCGAGCAGGCGATCGCCGCAGAGCCCGGCAATGCCGCCTATCATCATAAATGTGCGATATCCTGCGCCAGAAGCGGCAAATGGACCAAAGCCAAAATTTATGCCGATATGGCGGAGAAGCTGGACCCCGGCAACGAGGAATACCGTTTTCATTCACAAAGCATTCAAGCCAGACTTCTTCTGGCTGAGGTGAATGGGCTGCTCGCGGATACGACGCCCAATATGAAGGAAGCGGCTGAACGGCTGCGGCTGGCGGTATCGCTGGATCCATTGAGCTTTGATTCTTATTATACGCTTGCTGTCGTCTGCCAATCCGATGGACTTCTGGATGAGGCGATGGAGCATGCGAGAGAAGCGCTGCGGCTGGATCCCAATCATTCGGCAGCTCGCAGATTGTTTGCGGACATAAGCCGCAAACGGAGAATGCAGCGGATTCGTTCGACGATGAGAAGAAAATAA